Proteins found in one Lepeophtheirus salmonis chromosome 9, UVic_Lsal_1.4, whole genome shotgun sequence genomic segment:
- the LOC121124418 gene encoding facilitated trehalose transporter Tret1 isoform X1, translating to MQKGLVMRAVITLFSKKDKKCSNGAESKDFPSRQIAQILLAIACALLMGMEGLMTSFAAATLPHLAQEFNIDPLNPWLPFIYFISMAVFTPIGGFISKKIGRQKALISATFPISASLVYMALSKDFISVLVGRGVSAIGFGLVMPSCGVYIAESCHPKYRGPLLSIVAIMGALGAVYTFSFVHFISNDWRLLIWTVCWIPLLSLVMLLKLHESPYWLVEKGYLEEARESMKFYQGGNIETELNSIISLDAKRRVEKSNHGKSTHLFKSFKEFLHAYKKIGILLLIYQWTGNSSLLSFLSSIFQILFPHMKNGISSVIMSITALISTSLSLFTMRYCRYRILFFVCSLLSMGSSIILATSEYLPSTNPITSYVPIIGIAGIIFFSNFGVYPVLYATNTEIYPINIKAQGVAASQSLSFISISINAIVFPALNKILTIYKAFWVYAFCSCLLCFYAMFVLPNNEGKQLSESINDRKKIPKKEKTLEKSSSPC from the exons Atgca aaaaggATTAGTCATGCGAGCTGTCATcacattattttcaaagaagGACAAGAAATGCTCAAACGGAGCAGAATCGAAGGATTTTCCCTCCCGCCAGATTGCACAA ATCCTTCTTGCAATTGCTTGTGCACTCCTTATGGGGATGGAGGGGCTCATGACCTCATTTGCAGCCGCTACGTTGCCGCACTTAGCACAAGAGTTTAACATCGATCCATTAAATCCATGGCTAC ccTTCATCTATTTCATCTCAATGGCGGTCTTTACGCCCATTGGGGGCTTCATTTCTAAGAAAATAGGGCGCCAAAAAGCCCTTATAAGTGCCACATTTCCTATATCTGCCTCTTTGGTCTATATGGCTCTATCTAAAGACTTTATATCAGTACTGGTTGGCCGAGGTGTGAGTGCCATTGGATTTGGGCTTGTCATGCCCTCTTGTGGTGTTTATATCGCAGAGTCTTGCCACCCCAAGTACAGAGGTCCTCTCCTATCCATTGTGGCTATCATGGGGGCATTAGGAGCTGTGTATACATTCTCTTTCGTACACTTTATATCAAATGATTGGCGATTACTCATTTGGACTGTGTGTTGGATACCTCTTTTGAGTTTAGTCATGCTTCTCAAGTTGCATGAATCCCCTTATTGGCTTGTGGAAAAGGGCTACCTGGAGGAAGCGAG gGAGTCCATGAAGTTTTATCAAGGTGGAAACATTGAGACTGAATTAAACTCCATCATATCTCTTGACGCCAAAAGACGAGTAGAAAAATCAAACCATGGTAAGTCAACACATCTCTTCAAATCCTTCAAGGAATTCCTTCATGCCTATAAGAAAATTGGGATTCTACTCCTTATTTACCAATGGACCGGAAACTCCTCTCTCTTAAGTTTTCTCTCTTCCATTTTCCAAATCCTTTTCCCTCATATGAAGAATGGGATCAGTTCAGTGATCATGTCCATCACGGCACTTATTTCCACGTCTCTCTCCCTATTCACAATGCGATATTGTCGATatcgtattttatttttcgtatGTTCTCTATTGA GCATGGGCTCCTCCATTATTTTAGCAACCTCCGAGTACCTCCCGTCTACCAATCCCATCACCTCCTACGTCCCAATCATTGGCATAGCAGGCATCATATTTTTCTCCAACTTTGGAGTCTATCCCGTTCTCTATGCTACCAACACGGAGATTTATCCCATCAACATCAAGGCTCAAGGTGTAGCAGCATCTCAGTCCCTTAGCTTCATAAGCATCTCCATCAATGCCATAGTCTTTCCAGCTCTGAATAAGATTCTGACCATCTACAAGGCATTTTGGGTCTATGCCTTTTGTAGTTGCCTCCTCTGTTTCTATGCAATGTTTGTACTTCCAAATAATGAAGGGAAACAGTTGTCGGAATCGATTAATGATCggaaaaaaatccccaaaaaggAAAAGACTTTGGAAAAAAGCTCCTCACCCTGTTAG
- the LOC121124418 gene encoding facilitated trehalose transporter Tret1 isoform X2, which yields MRAVITLFSKKDKKCSNGAESKDFPSRQIAQILLAIACALLMGMEGLMTSFAAATLPHLAQEFNIDPLNPWLPFIYFISMAVFTPIGGFISKKIGRQKALISATFPISASLVYMALSKDFISVLVGRGVSAIGFGLVMPSCGVYIAESCHPKYRGPLLSIVAIMGALGAVYTFSFVHFISNDWRLLIWTVCWIPLLSLVMLLKLHESPYWLVEKGYLEEARESMKFYQGGNIETELNSIISLDAKRRVEKSNHGKSTHLFKSFKEFLHAYKKIGILLLIYQWTGNSSLLSFLSSIFQILFPHMKNGISSVIMSITALISTSLSLFTMRYCRYRILFFVCSLLSMGSSIILATSEYLPSTNPITSYVPIIGIAGIIFFSNFGVYPVLYATNTEIYPINIKAQGVAASQSLSFISISINAIVFPALNKILTIYKAFWVYAFCSCLLCFYAMFVLPNNEGKQLSESINDRKKIPKKEKTLEKSSSPC from the exons ATGCGAGCTGTCATcacattattttcaaagaagGACAAGAAATGCTCAAACGGAGCAGAATCGAAGGATTTTCCCTCCCGCCAGATTGCACAA ATCCTTCTTGCAATTGCTTGTGCACTCCTTATGGGGATGGAGGGGCTCATGACCTCATTTGCAGCCGCTACGTTGCCGCACTTAGCACAAGAGTTTAACATCGATCCATTAAATCCATGGCTAC ccTTCATCTATTTCATCTCAATGGCGGTCTTTACGCCCATTGGGGGCTTCATTTCTAAGAAAATAGGGCGCCAAAAAGCCCTTATAAGTGCCACATTTCCTATATCTGCCTCTTTGGTCTATATGGCTCTATCTAAAGACTTTATATCAGTACTGGTTGGCCGAGGTGTGAGTGCCATTGGATTTGGGCTTGTCATGCCCTCTTGTGGTGTTTATATCGCAGAGTCTTGCCACCCCAAGTACAGAGGTCCTCTCCTATCCATTGTGGCTATCATGGGGGCATTAGGAGCTGTGTATACATTCTCTTTCGTACACTTTATATCAAATGATTGGCGATTACTCATTTGGACTGTGTGTTGGATACCTCTTTTGAGTTTAGTCATGCTTCTCAAGTTGCATGAATCCCCTTATTGGCTTGTGGAAAAGGGCTACCTGGAGGAAGCGAG gGAGTCCATGAAGTTTTATCAAGGTGGAAACATTGAGACTGAATTAAACTCCATCATATCTCTTGACGCCAAAAGACGAGTAGAAAAATCAAACCATGGTAAGTCAACACATCTCTTCAAATCCTTCAAGGAATTCCTTCATGCCTATAAGAAAATTGGGATTCTACTCCTTATTTACCAATGGACCGGAAACTCCTCTCTCTTAAGTTTTCTCTCTTCCATTTTCCAAATCCTTTTCCCTCATATGAAGAATGGGATCAGTTCAGTGATCATGTCCATCACGGCACTTATTTCCACGTCTCTCTCCCTATTCACAATGCGATATTGTCGATatcgtattttatttttcgtatGTTCTCTATTGA GCATGGGCTCCTCCATTATTTTAGCAACCTCCGAGTACCTCCCGTCTACCAATCCCATCACCTCCTACGTCCCAATCATTGGCATAGCAGGCATCATATTTTTCTCCAACTTTGGAGTCTATCCCGTTCTCTATGCTACCAACACGGAGATTTATCCCATCAACATCAAGGCTCAAGGTGTAGCAGCATCTCAGTCCCTTAGCTTCATAAGCATCTCCATCAATGCCATAGTCTTTCCAGCTCTGAATAAGATTCTGACCATCTACAAGGCATTTTGGGTCTATGCCTTTTGTAGTTGCCTCCTCTGTTTCTATGCAATGTTTGTACTTCCAAATAATGAAGGGAAACAGTTGTCGGAATCGATTAATGATCggaaaaaaatccccaaaaaggAAAAGACTTTGGAAAAAAGCTCCTCACCCTGTTAG